The Mycolicibacterium aurum genome segment CCGCTCCGACACGATGTAGCGCTCCCCCACGCCCCCACGCTCACCGGCGAGGATCATGGCGCGCGCGGCGTCCTCGATACCGACGACCTCGGCGTCGTAGCCTGTGATGGAGAACGGAAGCTTGCCGCGCACCGCGGCCGCCAACATCCCACCGTGCGGGGTCGGCAGGAAGTCGCCGGGACCGTAGGTGTTGGCGACGCACATCGCCACTCCCGGGAACCCTTTGTCCGCGCAGTAGCGCAGCACCATATCTTCGGCAGCCACCCGGGACCGGATGTAGGCGCCGCCCACGTCGAGCCAGTTGTGCGCGGTCTCCTCGTCGGCCAGCGCCCCTTCGGCACGGCCGATGGTGCCGATGGAGCTGGTGAACACGAACCGTCTCAGGTCGGCGTCGAGCGCGACATCCAGAACGTTGCGCAACCCGTCGACGTTGGTCTGCCACATCGGCGCCGGATCCCGCAGCCACGGCCGAGCGTCGACGACGCAGTAGTAGACGACCTCACATCCGGCCATTGCGCTGCGCAGCGCCTCGGTGTCGAAGATGTCGCCGTAGCGGACGTCGACCGGCAGTCCGTCGATTCCGCGGGTGGAACTCGTGGTGCGGATCAGCACCCGCACGTCGCCCTCGCCGTCGGCGACGAGCAGCTTGGTGACGTGGGAGCCGAGGAAGCCGCTGGCACCTATCACCAGCTTGGTTCCCGCCATCAGGAAGTCAACCGCCTCATCCACCGTTCAGCCACCTAACGAGACGCAACGTCTCGTCTTGTGGCACACTACGGGCGATGCCCCAGCGTGTAAAGCCGGAGGGGGGACACGACATGGCCACCCACACCGCCGCGCCGCGGCGCCGCAGCGAGAAGTCGCGCATGGCCATCGTCGGCGCGACACGCACCCTTCTGCTGGAGCGCGGCTTCGACAGACTGACCATCGAGGCGGTGGCCGCCAGTGCCGGCGTCGGCAAGCAGACCATCTACCGCTGGTGGCCCAGCAGGCATGCGCTGGTCGCCGATGTCATCCTCGAAGACGCCGACCGGATCCTGCGACCGGTGACCGCGACCGAGGACGTGGCCGGGGACATCTGCACGTGGGCGGTCGCGCTCGCCACGGCGCTGACCACAGCGCGCGGAAACGCGATGCTGCGCATACTCACCACTGCGGGCATGGAGCACCCCGACACCGCGGCGAGGCTGCATTCCGGCTTCAGCATGCCGCTGCATGACAGTGTGCGAAACCGGTTGACCGCGGCCGGGTTCGGCGAGGAGCCCGCCCAGGATGCCGCCGACGCGATCGTCGGCGGCATCGTCTACGCCATCCTCAGCGAGGGGCGCTCCTTCGCGCCGCGCCGCGCCGAGTCGATCACCCGCACCGTCGTCGCCGGCATCTGCGCGACGTGAACTGGCGGCCGCCGCCGCGACCGAGTTGGATGGGGCGATGACGCACATCACGCGCTCCCGCGAGATCGCCGCGTCGCCTGCGGCGGTCTGGGAGATGCTCGCCGACTTCGGGTCGCTCAGCGCGTGGGCTGACTCCGTCGATCACTCCTGCGTGCTCAACAGCGCGGATCACGCGCGACCAATCGGCCTGACCCGCCGCGTCCAGACCGGGCGCAACACCTTTGTCGAGACGATCGTGGAGTTCGAACCGGGCCGGGTGCTCGCCTATCAGATCTCCGGAGTCCCCCGCGGCTTCTCGGTGTCGAACCGATGGAATGTGGGCACCGCCGGCGCCGGCACGACTACGGTGACCCTGACCAGCACTGTCAGCATGCACTCGCAGGTGCTCCGCCCGATCGGCGAACGGCTCTTCGCACGGTTGATGGCACGGCGCTCGCAGGAGTTGCTCACCTCGTTGGCCCGCGCACTGGAAGGGACACCATGACACCGCACCGCCCCGACATCGTCATCATCATGACCGACGAGGAACGTGCGACTCCGCCGTACGAGTCCAGCGCTGTGTTGTCCTGGCGCGATCGCACGCTCCGCGGCAGAAAGTGGTTCGACGAGCACGGGGTCAGCTT includes the following:
- a CDS encoding NAD-dependent epimerase/dehydratase family protein, translating into MAGTKLVIGASGFLGSHVTKLLVADGEGDVRVLIRTTSSTRGIDGLPVDVRYGDIFDTEALRSAMAGCEVVYYCVVDARPWLRDPAPMWQTNVDGLRNVLDVALDADLRRFVFTSSIGTIGRAEGALADEETAHNWLDVGGAYIRSRVAAEDMVLRYCADKGFPGVAMCVANTYGPGDFLPTPHGGMLAAAVRGKLPFSITGYDAEVVGIEDAARAMILAGERGGVGERYIVSERFMSTREVHEIGCAAVGVTPPRVGVPIQVMAAAAHLGSAVARIRRVDTMLTPLNVRLMHIMTPLDHSKAVRELGWHPRPTPEAIEAAAHFFSDQRRRVDTERAR
- a CDS encoding TetR/AcrR family transcriptional regulator; its protein translation is MATHTAAPRRRSEKSRMAIVGATRTLLLERGFDRLTIEAVAASAGVGKQTIYRWWPSRHALVADVILEDADRILRPVTATEDVAGDICTWAVALATALTTARGNAMLRILTTAGMEHPDTAARLHSGFSMPLHDSVRNRLTAAGFGEEPAQDAADAIVGGIVYAILSEGRSFAPRRAESITRTVVAGICAT
- a CDS encoding SRPBCC family protein, producing the protein MTHITRSREIAASPAAVWEMLADFGSLSAWADSVDHSCVLNSADHARPIGLTRRVQTGRNTFVETIVEFEPGRVLAYQISGVPRGFSVSNRWNVGTAGAGTTTVTLTSTVSMHSQVLRPIGERLFARLMARRSQELLTSLARALEGTP